One Paenibacillus sp. FSL H7-0737 DNA segment encodes these proteins:
- the cysK gene encoding cysteine synthase A produces MTPLVVNNITELIGNTPVVRLNRLTTPQDAELYVKLERFNPSGSVKDRAAYNLILQAELAGLLKPGGTIIEPTSGNTGIGLAMNAAAKGYKAILVMPDNMTKERINILKAYGAEVVLTPAAERMPGAIAKAIALGKEVANSFIPQQFENKANPDIHRTTTALEIMEQMEGKLDVFVASSGTGGTITGTGEVLREQLPDIRILVVEPQGSPVLSGGKPGPHKLVGTSPGFIPAILNTKVYDEIVQVSDEDALNTVRMLAAQEGILLGPSGGAAVWTALQEARRLGAGKRVLCIAPDAGERYLSMGIF; encoded by the coding sequence ATGACACCACTAGTTGTTAACAATATAACTGAGCTGATTGGGAATACACCGGTTGTGCGACTAAATCGGTTGACCACCCCCCAAGATGCAGAACTATATGTAAAGCTGGAACGCTTCAATCCCAGTGGCAGTGTAAAGGATAGAGCAGCTTATAATCTGATCCTGCAAGCAGAACTAGCCGGGCTGCTGAAGCCCGGAGGGACCATTATAGAGCCGACAAGCGGAAATACAGGCATTGGATTGGCTATGAATGCCGCTGCAAAAGGCTATAAAGCGATTCTTGTCATGCCTGACAATATGACGAAGGAACGAATCAATATTCTAAAGGCTTATGGCGCTGAAGTTGTGCTGACTCCTGCAGCGGAGCGGATGCCGGGAGCTATTGCAAAAGCAATTGCGCTAGGGAAAGAAGTGGCAAACAGCTTTATTCCACAGCAATTTGAGAACAAAGCGAACCCTGACATTCACCGTACTACGACAGCTCTTGAAATTATGGAGCAAATGGAAGGGAAGCTGGACGTGTTCGTTGCTTCTTCGGGAACAGGTGGTACGATAACTGGAACTGGGGAAGTGTTGCGTGAGCAGCTTCCAGATATTCGCATTCTAGTTGTTGAGCCGCAGGGCTCACCAGTATTATCCGGTGGAAAGCCTGGACCGCATAAGCTGGTTGGAACCAGTCCGGGCTTTATACCCGCCATTCTGAATACAAAGGTCTACGATGAAATTGTTCAAGTTTCGGATGAAGATGCACTGAATACCGTGAGAATGCTGGCAGCACAGGAAGGAATTCTGCTTGGACCATCAGGTGGAGCCGCAGTATGGACAGCATTGCAGGAAGCACGGCGCCTCGGGGCCGGCAAGCGAGTGCTATGTATTGCACCTGATGCGGGGGAACGTTACCTGAGCATGGGAATATTCTAA
- a CDS encoding sensor histidine kinase produces MILLLPTLMVGIWEIVRHQFLMPYISMDLGNYLTPVLVFLVSLVLLVPLFSLMERNQRELEQERALKDAMKAREGLAKELHDGMAQSLFLLSVKIDRLEASRKNGEVSEENVDQIKKTVHEVNRYVRQAIANLKIPVSEQSSFSLEQSVKDQLAQMANEIMIEASLEWSLQDDALSPSEKSELLSCIREAIINVRKHTRAGLVSITGAGDEKNWRVVVTDNGEGFQYDPFEVSGSYGLQIMKERVEGMGWKLRLTSGDTGTQVEITKGEVSP; encoded by the coding sequence ATGATCCTGTTATTGCCAACGCTAATGGTGGGGATCTGGGAGATTGTGCGTCACCAGTTTCTAATGCCTTATATTTCTATGGATTTGGGGAACTATTTGACGCCAGTCCTGGTGTTTTTAGTCAGTCTTGTGTTGCTCGTCCCTTTGTTCTCTCTTATGGAACGGAATCAGCGGGAGCTGGAGCAGGAACGTGCGCTTAAAGATGCAATGAAGGCTCGGGAAGGACTTGCCAAAGAACTGCATGATGGAATGGCGCAATCTTTATTTCTCTTATCTGTCAAAATCGACCGGCTAGAAGCAAGCCGCAAGAATGGTGAGGTCAGTGAGGAAAATGTGGATCAGATCAAAAAGACGGTCCATGAGGTGAACCGTTATGTGCGGCAGGCCATTGCCAATCTGAAGATTCCGGTCTCAGAGCAGAGTTCTTTTTCATTGGAACAGTCGGTAAAAGATCAGCTAGCCCAGATGGCGAACGAGATTATGATCGAAGCCTCTCTCGAATGGAGCCTGCAAGATGATGCGCTCTCCCCTTCGGAAAAATCAGAATTGTTATCCTGTATTCGCGAAGCGATCATTAATGTTCGTAAGCATACACGAGCTGGACTGGTTTCAATTACTGGCGCTGGCGATGAGAAGAACTGGAGGGTAGTTGTTACAGACAATGGAGAAGGATTTCAGTATGATCCATTTGAAGTGAGTGGCAGCTACGGACTTCAGATCATGAAGGAACGTGTCGAGGGGATGGGCTGGAAGCTTAGGCTGACTTCTGGTGACACAGGCACCCAGGTTGAAATTACGAAAGGGGAAGTCAGTCCATGA
- a CDS encoding response regulator gives MSRYRVLVVDDHAHAREAMCEILSMDDSFEVIGVVESGAEAIAFTAQWMPDLILIDIQMPEMDGLETTRRIKQEYPYVKIVIVTVSDEISHLLEALKQGAQGYLLKNLAPSTWIQYLQAIVNEEAPLSRELAFQILKEFTVPSVTDEGESLTAREKEILSCVSSGSKNKEIAVSLGISEHTVKNHLKNILQKLQLQNRTQLTRYALEQGLASRKRDFSKDV, from the coding sequence ATGAGCCGATACCGGGTTTTAGTTGTAGATGACCATGCGCATGCACGTGAGGCGATGTGCGAGATTTTGTCCATGGATGATAGTTTTGAGGTCATTGGAGTAGTGGAGAGTGGTGCTGAAGCGATCGCTTTCACAGCCCAGTGGATGCCTGATCTCATCCTAATCGATATTCAGATGCCGGAAATGGACGGGCTGGAGACGACTCGCCGGATCAAGCAGGAATATCCTTATGTCAAAATCGTTATCGTTACCGTATCGGACGAAATTTCCCACCTCCTCGAAGCGCTAAAGCAAGGAGCACAGGGGTATTTGCTAAAGAATCTGGCACCTTCCACCTGGATTCAATATTTGCAGGCCATTGTTAATGAAGAAGCACCGCTTAGTCGGGAGCTGGCTTTTCAAATCTTGAAGGAGTTCACCGTACCCTCTGTAACGGATGAAGGGGAGTCGTTGACGGCTAGAGAGAAAGAAATTTTAAGCTGTGTATCTTCTGGATCAAAAAACAAGGAGATTGCAGTGAGCTTGGGGATTTCGGAGCATACCGTAAAAAACCATTTGAAGAACATCCTCCAAAAGCTGCAACTCCAAAACCGGACGCAGCTGACGCGTTATGCCTTGGAGCAAGGGCTTGCTTCGCGTAAACGAGATTTTTCGAAAGATGTATAG
- a CDS encoding DUF1775 domain-containing protein: protein MNRLSRKIMTLFAPAAATLLLFAAVASAHVTVAPAQSSTGAWETYTLKVPSEKDVATVQVDLRVPAGAEFKQYEATPGWDVTIEGNKVSWIANGEGIQKGQFQRFYFTAKNPDAAGDIAWDAYQHYADGSLVQWSGEAGTENPHSITTIVQASGGDEHSHGSNVKSDSMSMEEHNAIMKDEEKSNSVNPMVYIAVGISLLAFLIAAISILRGRKE from the coding sequence ATGAACAGATTATCTCGCAAAATAATGACGTTATTCGCACCAGCTGCAGCAACACTGTTATTGTTCGCAGCAGTGGCTAGCGCGCACGTAACCGTGGCACCAGCACAATCTAGCACGGGGGCATGGGAGACTTATACATTAAAGGTTCCTTCGGAAAAAGACGTGGCAACTGTACAAGTTGATCTACGAGTTCCAGCAGGTGCCGAGTTTAAACAATATGAGGCTACACCCGGATGGGATGTTACCATTGAGGGGAATAAGGTTAGCTGGATAGCTAATGGTGAGGGCATTCAGAAGGGGCAATTCCAACGCTTCTACTTTACGGCCAAGAACCCTGATGCCGCTGGCGACATTGCATGGGATGCTTATCAGCACTATGCCGATGGAAGCTTGGTGCAATGGTCCGGTGAGGCTGGAACAGAGAATCCGCATTCCATTACTACAATTGTACAAGCTTCCGGTGGGGATGAACATTCTCACGGTTCCAATGTCAAGAGCGATTCCATGAGCATGGAAGAGCATAATGCTATTATGAAAGATGAGGAAAAATCAAACAGTGTCAATCCAATGGTCTACATCGCAGTCGGGATATCTTTACTTGCCTTTTTAATAGCGGCTATAAGTATATTGCGCGGGCGGAAAGAGTAA
- a CDS encoding CotH kinase family protein — translation MKARGKSILLSLCCLLLVIAVAGCQNASPSATNEPATDSKDKVVSSDEKNLDEQVFPKDKVVDVKITLDPDDFLDMLDNASAEEYKTASVEYNGVKFDNVAVRTKGNLSLRSVVQMTDSDRYSFKISFDEYVNQNLFGITKINLNNNYSDASYMREFLTYELAESVGLPTPKYSFVNVYVNDELKGFYLAVEQIGDAYLERNFGNSYGALYKGEMTGQGSDLTWLGDDPSLYTGLVMKSDKSNDNILIDMLNELNNGTDYEKYIDVEESLKYIALNAVTANMDSYLGGNKQNYYLYEDEGVFSILPWDYNMAFGGMGSADVLIDEPTQGALAERPLIAKLLANDEYKAKYHEIVSEMINGYLADDTFQTRMDQLDMMISSYVKADPSAFYTFEQYEEGIKSVKTFMSNMAKNIQQQLDGTIPSSGDGSGSGMGGGMGGGFGGGTRNGAGAGAGQGANGSGNGQTDAGADQSAGGAAPNAESGQAATDGQALQGGAGGEPGAMGGPAIPDAGAGPGSNTQATAGGQAAQGGQTKTDGQAAQGAQTNTDGQAAQGGFTGGPGGAPGAMGGPAIPEGGNGPGGGGMGGGMPGGMGGNFGGGAGAMQQKGSTSEAITTGVAILLLLLTAVFVTFYKRKRL, via the coding sequence ATGAAAGCAAGAGGTAAATCTATCCTGCTGAGTCTTTGTTGCCTGCTGCTGGTCATCGCTGTAGCTGGGTGCCAGAACGCAAGTCCATCGGCAACAAACGAACCTGCAACAGATTCTAAGGATAAGGTAGTCTCGAGCGACGAGAAAAATCTAGACGAGCAGGTCTTTCCAAAAGATAAGGTCGTCGATGTCAAAATCACTTTGGACCCGGATGATTTTCTGGATATGCTGGATAATGCCAGCGCAGAAGAATATAAAACCGCATCGGTTGAGTACAACGGCGTTAAATTCGATAACGTTGCCGTGCGGACCAAAGGAAATCTTAGTCTCAGAAGTGTAGTACAGATGACAGACTCTGATCGGTACAGCTTTAAAATTTCTTTTGATGAATATGTGAACCAGAACTTATTCGGCATCACTAAGATCAACCTAAATAACAATTACAGCGATGCTTCTTATATGCGTGAATTTCTGACCTATGAGCTCGCTGAGAGTGTCGGACTCCCGACGCCGAAATATTCCTTCGTTAATGTATACGTCAACGATGAACTGAAGGGCTTCTACCTCGCGGTGGAACAGATCGGCGACGCATATTTGGAACGCAATTTCGGGAACTCTTACGGCGCACTTTATAAAGGGGAAATGACCGGTCAGGGCAGTGACTTGACTTGGCTTGGTGACGACCCTTCCCTCTATACCGGATTAGTAATGAAGTCGGATAAATCTAACGATAATATTTTGATCGATATGCTGAATGAGCTTAATAACGGCACCGATTATGAAAAATACATCGACGTAGAGGAATCGCTGAAGTATATCGCTCTAAATGCGGTCACGGCAAATATGGACAGTTATTTAGGTGGTAATAAACAAAATTATTACTTATATGAAGACGAAGGCGTCTTCTCGATCCTGCCGTGGGATTATAATATGGCTTTTGGCGGCATGGGCAGCGCAGACGTACTGATTGACGAGCCTACACAAGGCGCGCTGGCTGAACGTCCTCTGATTGCGAAGCTACTTGCTAACGACGAATACAAAGCGAAATATCACGAGATCGTCAGCGAAATGATTAATGGCTATCTAGCTGATGATACGTTCCAAACTAGAATGGATCAGCTGGACATGATGATTTCCAGCTATGTCAAAGCAGATCCTTCTGCTTTCTACACCTTCGAGCAATATGAAGAAGGGATTAAGTCTGTTAAGACCTTCATGTCGAACATGGCTAAAAATATCCAGCAGCAGCTCGACGGAACCATCCCTTCCTCCGGTGACGGATCGGGAAGCGGTATGGGTGGTGGCATGGGCGGCGGCTTTGGTGGTGGTACTAGGAATGGCGCTGGTGCTGGTGCTGGACAAGGCGCGAACGGCTCGGGTAACGGGCAGACTGACGCGGGGGCGGATCAGAGCGCGGGTGGTGCTGCACCGAACGCCGAAAGCGGACAAGCTGCCACGGATGGGCAGGCTCTTCAGGGCGGTGCAGGCGGTGAGCCCGGTGCCATGGGCGGACCGGCTATCCCTGATGCCGGCGCGGGTCCCGGCAGTAACACGCAAGCAACAGCTGGTGGGCAAGCTGCTCAAGGTGGTCAAACCAAAACCGACGGGCAAGCCGCTCAGGGTGCGCAGACCAATACCGATGGGCAAGCCGCTCAAGGTGGATTCACTGGAGGGCCTGGCGGTGCACCGGGTGCCATGGGTGGACCAGCTATCCCTGAAGGTGGAAATGGCCCTGGCGGTGGCGGAATGGGTGGCGGTATGCCTGGTGGCATGGGTGGTAACTTTGGCGGCGGTGCTGGCGCTATGCAGCAAAAAGGCAGCACGAGTGAAGCCATCACTACTGGGGTCGCGATACTTCTCTTACTGCTGACTGCAGTCTTTGTGACCTTCTATAAGCGGAAACGGCTGTAG
- a CDS encoding DUF4956 domain-containing protein, giving the protein MAATATTDTTTNTFSDIIKNSVIDNFVSDISISKMLITLGVAFLIGYFIYLLYKRVFSGVLYSKSFNVSLMGMTMITATVIIAINSNLVLSLGMVGALSIVRFRTPIKDPTDLIFLFWAAVAGIVTGAGFFTLAIVGSIIIGLILFLFIKHSSIETPYLLVINCDSDESEREVHNHITKSVKRYNVKQKTVSANNIELTLELRLDDKVGGFVNTVSDLKGVKNALLISYSGDYVS; this is encoded by the coding sequence ATGGCAGCAACCGCAACAACAGATACAACCACAAATACTTTTTCAGATATCATTAAAAACTCGGTGATAGACAACTTTGTCTCCGATATAAGCATCTCGAAAATGCTAATCACGTTAGGTGTGGCTTTTCTGATTGGCTACTTTATTTACCTTCTCTATAAACGTGTATTTAGCGGAGTGTTATACTCCAAAAGCTTCAACGTCTCGCTAATGGGCATGACCATGATTACAGCCACTGTCATTATCGCCATCAACTCTAATCTTGTGCTGTCCCTCGGTATGGTCGGCGCATTGTCCATCGTTCGTTTCAGAACGCCGATCAAAGATCCAACAGATCTGATCTTCTTATTCTGGGCAGCAGTAGCAGGGATTGTAACTGGCGCAGGCTTCTTCACTTTGGCTATTGTGGGTTCAATCATCATAGGTCTAATTCTGTTCCTCTTCATAAAACATTCTTCTATCGAAACACCATACTTGCTAGTCATTAACTGTGATAGCGACGAGAGTGAACGTGAAGTCCACAACCATATCACCAAATCCGTGAAACGCTACAACGTGAAGCAAAAAACAGTATCTGCAAACAATATCGAATTAACACTGGAGCTTCGTCTGGATGATAAAGTAGGTGGCTTTGTCAATACTGTTTCCGACTTAAAGGGCGTTAAAAACGCACTTCTGATCAGCTACAGCGGTGACTATGTATCCTAA
- a CDS encoding polyphosphate polymerase domain-containing protein, translated as MSNKLQFRHELKFFINYHQYLVLRQRLQSLIDTDQHANESGEYHIRSLYFDDINNSALADKLGGLRERAKYRIRIYNIQDNIIHFEKKIKMDDYIAKIKEPLTRQMYDEIMAGNYEVLNVPDSPLFMELYNQMRHNLLRPKVIVDYVREPYVCHNGNVRITFDKELRTGLHSTDIFDKDLQPIRAIDENFIIFEVKFDEYIPEYIKIALQLEGLNRQSASKYVICRKFLKTNTWEDY; from the coding sequence ATGAGTAACAAGCTTCAATTCCGGCATGAACTAAAATTCTTCATTAACTATCATCAATACCTTGTATTACGCCAACGACTACAGAGTTTGATTGATACAGACCAGCATGCCAATGAGAGTGGCGAATATCATATCCGCAGTTTGTATTTTGACGACATCAACAACTCGGCGCTTGCCGACAAACTCGGAGGTCTCAGAGAACGCGCCAAATATCGTATTCGTATCTACAACATTCAAGACAACATCATTCACTTTGAGAAAAAAATCAAAATGGACGATTATATCGCCAAAATTAAAGAGCCGCTGACCCGTCAAATGTACGACGAGATCATGGCAGGTAACTATGAGGTCCTGAATGTCCCGGACAGTCCACTGTTCATGGAATTATACAATCAGATGCGCCATAACCTTCTTCGGCCGAAGGTCATCGTGGATTATGTTCGCGAGCCCTATGTTTGCCACAACGGCAACGTGCGGATCACGTTCGATAAAGAATTACGTACCGGTCTGCATTCGACGGATATTTTTGATAAGGATTTGCAACCGATTCGGGCGATTGATGAGAACTTTATTATTTTTGAAGTGAAATTCGATGAGTACATTCCGGAATACATTAAGATTGCGCTGCAGTTAGAGGGGCTGAACAGACAGTCCGCTTCAAAATATGTGATCTGCCGCAAATTCTTAAAAACCAACACTTGGGAGGATTATTGA
- a CDS encoding purple acid phosphatase family protein, with product MKDYKFAIILGIVVIVLILVAVGMEWSKSGSSKKSSAPYDLVTTFKGDAGTSRAFTWYTSDSNAAGVLELVKGQMSSFVESDVLRVEANSSAIKTDHGPRGVHKAEVTGLEPGTLYSYRVGSGLEGGWSSVAEFTTEEVGLDSVTFINVADSQGERADDFKLWGKTLSKAFQTFPEAKFIVHNGDLTEDPEDSAGWDQFFGNVQGLLSAIPLMPVTGNHDQVDDDATDSTSHFNLPDNGAKGSIAGTSYSFDYGPVHVSVLNTESNLKKQAEWLKQDLKSTDKEWKIVAMHRPAYGGNSYKKVEDWTDIFDAYEVDLVLQGHNHEYSRSYPLRAGKIVPEGENPVGAKKGTVYVVTNASGGKFNEKKEDQFYHAVHFQNYKQMFAGISVTKDSLTYQAYDVDGKMLDEFVLTH from the coding sequence ATGAAAGACTATAAATTCGCCATCATCCTAGGGATAGTAGTGATTGTTCTGATCTTGGTGGCTGTTGGGATGGAGTGGTCCAAATCCGGGAGCTCCAAGAAATCATCAGCCCCGTATGATCTTGTTACTACCTTTAAGGGAGATGCGGGAACGAGTCGTGCGTTTACTTGGTATACTAGCGATTCCAATGCCGCAGGAGTTCTGGAGTTAGTAAAGGGACAGATGTCCTCTTTTGTAGAATCGGATGTACTAAGGGTAGAAGCAAATAGTAGCGCCATCAAAACGGACCATGGTCCCAGAGGTGTTCACAAAGCGGAGGTTACAGGACTTGAACCTGGGACGTTATATTCTTACAGAGTGGGCAGCGGGCTTGAGGGAGGATGGAGTTCAGTTGCGGAATTTACCACGGAAGAGGTTGGACTAGATAGTGTTACGTTTATCAACGTCGCGGATTCTCAAGGGGAGAGGGCGGATGATTTTAAGCTGTGGGGGAAGACATTGAGCAAGGCCTTTCAGACCTTTCCAGAGGCCAAGTTTATTGTGCATAATGGTGACTTAACGGAGGACCCGGAGGATTCGGCGGGCTGGGATCAATTTTTTGGTAACGTGCAAGGCTTGCTTTCTGCGATACCCTTAATGCCTGTTACGGGAAATCATGATCAGGTTGATGACGATGCGACGGACTCTACTTCTCATTTCAACCTGCCAGATAACGGGGCAAAAGGTTCTATTGCGGGCACCTCGTATTCCTTCGATTACGGTCCTGTACATGTGTCTGTATTGAATACGGAGAGCAATTTGAAAAAGCAAGCTGAGTGGCTGAAGCAAGATTTGAAGAGCACGGATAAGGAATGGAAGATTGTTGCGATGCACCGTCCGGCATACGGGGGCAATTCATATAAGAAGGTTGAAGATTGGACGGATATTTTTGATGCATATGAGGTCGATCTGGTGCTGCAGGGGCATAATCATGAGTACTCCAGATCCTACCCTTTGCGGGCTGGAAAAATCGTTCCTGAAGGTGAGAATCCGGTAGGTGCTAAAAAAGGTACGGTATATGTGGTGACCAATGCATCTGGTGGGAAGTTTAATGAGAAAAAAGAAGATCAGTTCTATCATGCGGTGCATTTTCAAAACTACAAGCAAATGTTCGCGGGGATTAGTGTTACCAAGGATAGTTTGACTTATCAGGCTTATGATGTGGATGGTAAGATGCTGGATGAATTTGTGCTTACGCATTAA
- a CDS encoding SDR family NAD(P)-dependent oxidoreductase, which translates to MDLNNKVALVTGGGTGIGRAVSLELARRGALVAVNYSRSEAEANETVNTIMNQGGQAIAVQADVSKDQEVRSMVHSIIQHFGTLDLLVNNASITKHIALGDLEKATEEVWDELYDVNVKGMFFCARAVAPYMNMSGSGTIVNLGSIAGQTGLGSSLPYAVSKAAVHGLTKSLAHALAPTIRVNCVAPGAVATRWWSGREEQMHKLAPNLLLQRLSSTEDIAQFVCATLEQEAMTGQIITVDSGQTL; encoded by the coding sequence ATGGATCTTAACAATAAAGTAGCCTTAGTAACTGGTGGAGGAACTGGAATTGGCAGAGCTGTAAGTCTAGAATTAGCCCGACGCGGAGCCCTTGTTGCAGTGAACTATTCTAGATCCGAGGCGGAAGCTAATGAAACCGTGAATACGATTATGAATCAAGGTGGACAAGCGATAGCAGTACAAGCCGATGTTTCTAAGGATCAGGAAGTGCGAAGTATGGTCCATTCGATTATTCAGCATTTTGGGACGTTAGATCTGCTGGTGAATAACGCCAGTATTACTAAACATATTGCGCTGGGTGATCTGGAAAAAGCAACGGAGGAAGTCTGGGATGAACTCTATGATGTAAATGTGAAAGGAATGTTTTTCTGCGCCAGAGCAGTTGCACCATATATGAACATGAGCGGTTCAGGCACCATCGTCAATCTCGGCAGCATCGCCGGACAAACTGGCTTAGGCTCTTCCCTTCCTTATGCGGTCTCCAAAGCTGCTGTTCATGGCCTCACGAAATCTCTAGCCCATGCGCTAGCTCCAACTATTAGAGTGAACTGTGTCGCACCGGGAGCTGTTGCTACTAGATGGTGGTCTGGTCGAGAAGAACAGATGCATAAATTAGCACCTAATCTGCTGCTCCAGCGTCTATCATCCACTGAGGATATCGCTCAATTCGTCTGCGCGACACTCGAACAGGAAGCAATGACCGGACAGATCATTACGGTAGATAGTGGACAAACGTTGTAA
- a CDS encoding LysR family transcriptional regulator — protein MDLKTIKTFQTIVSSGSFNRAAEELNYAQSTVTMQMQRLESDLGCQLLERGKQISLSEAGRLFYEESLHIVKDMERLQSRLVDLKIGEAGNLRIGVTDPTASYRLPQLLSSFMTQFPKVKVSVEIAGTVALSELLLRGEIDMAVCSAPELGKELYFEPLFTEEFVLLMPEEHPLAYKENITPEDLQDHRLLITAANCPYRKKLESVLQESGGAPFDTMEIGSMSALKYFVESGLGVALVPEIVLNPAPAGTVVRKLEGKVIDMTCGILCKLSDYPLKLASSRLYHFLKQELSATRIF, from the coding sequence ATGGATCTAAAAACAATAAAAACCTTTCAAACCATTGTGAGTTCAGGAAGCTTTAACCGTGCAGCAGAGGAATTGAATTATGCCCAATCCACGGTCACGATGCAAATGCAGAGGCTTGAATCCGACTTAGGATGTCAACTGCTTGAGCGGGGAAAACAAATCAGCTTAAGTGAAGCTGGCAGATTGTTTTATGAAGAGAGCTTACATATTGTTAAGGATATGGAGCGGTTGCAGAGCCGTTTGGTCGATTTGAAGATAGGTGAGGCGGGCAACCTCCGCATAGGGGTAACGGATCCGACGGCGAGCTATCGTTTGCCGCAGCTGTTAAGCAGCTTTATGACGCAGTTTCCGAAAGTGAAAGTCTCCGTGGAGATCGCGGGAACCGTTGCACTCAGTGAACTGCTTTTGCGAGGCGAAATTGATATGGCTGTATGTTCAGCGCCAGAGCTGGGTAAGGAGCTTTATTTTGAACCCTTATTTACGGAGGAATTTGTGTTACTTATGCCAGAAGAGCATCCGCTAGCTTACAAGGAGAATATCACGCCAGAGGATTTACAGGATCATAGGTTACTTATTACGGCAGCAAACTGTCCTTATCGCAAAAAATTAGAAAGTGTGCTACAGGAATCAGGTGGTGCACCGTTCGATACTATGGAGATTGGAAGCATGTCGGCTCTAAAATATTTTGTGGAAAGTGGCTTAGGCGTCGCTCTTGTCCCTGAGATAGTCTTGAATCCGGCCCCTGCAGGAACGGTAGTGCGAAAACTGGAGGGAAAGGTTATCGATATGACCTGCGGTATCCTATGTAAACTTTCGGATTATCCCTTGAAGCTGGCGAGCTCCAGATTGTATCATTTTTTAAAGCAGGAGCTATCCGCGACAAGGATATTTTGA
- a CDS encoding MFS transporter: MNAIPNLNKEPARVEKTRKEPFPISILSLTVGAFAIGMTEFVIMGILPNVAKDLQVSISTAGQLITMYALGVAVGAPILTILTQRIPQKKLLCLLMVLFILGNGISVFAPNYTVLMVARIITALTHGTFFGVGAVIASNLVKPNRRAGAVSIMMAGLTIANIIGVPLGTFIGQNMGWRASFAAIAVMGVAALIGILIFIPKIKQDKPASVIQQISALANPKLLLFLLIGALGNASLFTVFTYIAPLLMEVTGFAEHSVTWILVLFGCGVTIGNIVGGKLADWKLMPSIVGLYFAVSVILTIFSFTMHSPVAAVITIFFWGLVSFAVMPGLQIRIMSLAQAAPALASTTSHSAGNLGNATGAFIGGWVISHLAITSLPWVGAVLVGLGLVLGIACYVAERKEKVA, translated from the coding sequence ATGAACGCAATTCCAAACCTCAACAAGGAACCAGCCCGTGTGGAAAAAACACGCAAAGAACCTTTCCCCATCTCTATTCTTTCGCTTACGGTAGGCGCTTTTGCCATTGGAATGACTGAATTTGTCATCATGGGTATTTTACCAAATGTCGCCAAAGATTTACAGGTTAGTATTTCTACTGCAGGTCAGCTCATCACGATGTATGCCCTTGGGGTAGCCGTCGGTGCTCCTATTCTAACCATCCTTACACAACGAATTCCGCAAAAGAAACTGTTATGCCTGCTCATGGTATTATTTATTCTAGGCAACGGAATCTCTGTATTTGCTCCAAACTATACCGTTCTTATGGTTGCTCGTATCATCACAGCTTTAACACACGGGACTTTCTTTGGCGTTGGTGCAGTGATCGCTTCTAATCTGGTCAAGCCCAATAGGCGGGCCGGAGCCGTATCCATTATGATGGCTGGTCTAACGATTGCTAATATCATCGGTGTTCCTTTAGGAACATTTATTGGGCAAAACATGGGCTGGCGCGCCTCATTTGCTGCGATAGCAGTCATGGGCGTCGCTGCACTAATCGGCATTCTTATTTTCATTCCAAAGATTAAACAAGACAAACCTGCTAGTGTAATCCAGCAAATTTCTGCGCTAGCTAATCCTAAACTGCTTCTATTCTTACTGATCGGTGCGCTTGGTAACGCCAGCTTGTTCACGGTGTTCACTTATATAGCGCCACTGCTAATGGAAGTTACCGGCTTTGCCGAGCATAGTGTGACATGGATTCTAGTTCTCTTCGGCTGTGGTGTAACCATCGGGAATATCGTTGGCGGGAAGCTTGCAGATTGGAAGCTGATGCCTTCTATCGTGGGACTTTATTTCGCGGTTAGTGTCATTCTTACGATATTTTCCTTCACAATGCATAGTCCAGTAGCCGCGGTCATCACAATATTCTTCTGGGGTTTGGTATCCTTTGCGGTCATGCCAGGACTACAAATACGGATCATGAGTCTGGCTCAGGCCGCTCCTGCCCTCGCTTCTACAACCAGTCATTCTGCAGGTAATCTCGGAAACGCAACAGGTGCCTTCATCGGCGGATGGGTCATTTCTCATCTTGCGATTACTTCGCTGCCATGGGTCGGTGCCGTTCTGGTAGGACTCGGTCTGGTACTGGGGATTGCTTGTTATGTAGCAGAACGTAAAGAGAAAGTGGCGTAA